The Candidatus Tanganyikabacteria bacterium DNA window CGCATCGCGGCGCGCTACTCTCGCCTGCCCGATGGGCGCCGCATTCCGCTCTACATCACCGAGAACGGCCTCGACGATCGCGGGCGCGGCGAAGAACGCGCCCGCTTCATCGTGCGGCACCTCCAGCACGCCGGCCGGGCCCTCGCCGACGGCCTCGACGTCCGCGGCTACCTCCACTGGACCCTCATGGACAACTTCGAGTGGGCCGAAGGCTACGAGCCGCGCTTCGGGCTGTTCCGGGTGGATCGTGCCCACGGCCTGGCCCGAGTGCCGACGCTCGCCGTCGAGGTGTACCGGGAAATCGCCAGGCACAACGGCCTGACGGCGAACCTCCTGGCCGCCTACGGGGAGCTGCGCGCGTAAAGGGATTGTCATCTGGTTAAGCCCCGCTTAAGATAGGGTTGTAGGAGGAGGGCGATGATGATGCGGATGACGATCCTGCTGGTGACCGGCGCGCTGATAGCCGGCTGCGGCGTTGCCGCGACGCCGCGGCTTGCCGGCCAGCAACCGGCCGCGAGCGCGGCGCAGGCGCGCGGCGGCTTCGTCGATCTCCAGGGCCGGCCCGTCAGCCTCGACGCCTTCAAGGGGCGGCCCGTTGTCCTGTCCTTCCTCGCCCCCGGCGACTGGGACTCCGGCGCGCAGGTGCCGCTGCTGATTCGCCTGGCCGGCGCCTACAAGCCCGAAGGCATCGCCTTCGTGTGCGGCGGCGAGGGCTCGCAAGGCGCGCTCCGGGAACTGGGCCGTGAACTGCCTTTCGACGTCTGGCAGGATCTTGGCGGGCGCGAGCTGGCGGCCCGCGGCTTCACCGGCGTGCCGGCCCACCAGTTCATCACCCGCGACGGCCGCGTGCAGGCCAGCCGCGAGGGCTTCCTCAGCCGCGGGCAACTCACGGAGCTGATCGAAGCGCTGCGCTGACCGGGGCCGCGGATGCGGACGGCTCTACTTGGCGGCAGGGGCCTTGCCCGGCTGGCGGCCCGACCGCACCTCGTCCCGGCGGTTCGCCACATCCAGCGGGCGCCCGCTGCCGCCGAAGCGCAGGGCCTGGATCTCCGCCATGATGGACAGCGCCACGGCCTGGGGCGACTTGGTCTTGCCCAGGTCGAGGCCGGCCGGGCCGCGGAAGCGCGGCAGCACCTCGCCGAGGGCGACCCCTTCGGCTTCGAGGTTTTCCAGGATGCGCAACGCCTTGCGCCGGCTGGCGATCATCCCGATGAAACGCGACGGTATGCGCTGCACGGCCGCGGCGCGCAATGCCGCGGTGTCCTGGTCGCGCGTCCCGATGACCACGTAGCTGTTCTCGATCCACGCGATCCGGGAGAAGGCGGCAGCCGGGTCGTACTCCGGGAGGATCTCGCACGCCGGGAAATGCTCGGGGTTGGCCCACTCGGTCCGCTCGTCGACGACGATGCCGCGGTACCCGAGATCGCGGGCGAGTTTCCATAGCTGCCGGTTGACGTGGCCGCCGCCCACCAGCACCAGCAGGGCTCCCGGCACGAAGACTTCGATGAAGACCTCGGCCGTGCCGCCGCAGAGCATGCCGATGCCGCCGGCCGCCTTCTCGGTGAGCGACCACTTGAAGACGCGGCTCTGGCCCGCGAGGATGGCCCTGGCCGCCTCCTGGAGGGCCTGATGCTCGAACGCGCCGCCGCCGATGGTTCCGGCGATCAGCTCTCCGGCCGCCGACACCAGCATCTTGGCGCCGACCTCGTTGGGGATCGAGCCGGAAACGGCCAGGATCGTCGCGGTGGCGCAGGGAACATCTCCCTCGAGCTGCTCGTGGAGCGCGTTGATGACATCCTTCATGAGGTTGATTCTACCCGCCAAGACGCGCCGAATGTGGTAGGATGGCGTGGCAACGGCGCCATGACGCAGTCTTGATGCGGCCGCCGGCCGCGCCTGGTACGAGAGGAGTAAGTAGTGGCGATGGCAGTTTCTCCGTCGCGTCCGACGCTTCCCGAGACGGTCGAGCAGGCCTGGGAGCAGATCAACAAGCACGATGTGCGGTTCATCAACCTGCAGTTCACGGATATCCTGGGCGTGGTCAAGAGCGTGACGATCCCGGTCACACAGTTCGCCGAGGCCCTGGATCACGGCAAATGGTTCGACGGCTCCTCGATCGAGGGCTTCGTGCGCATCGCCGAGAGCGACATGGTCCTCAAGCCGGACATCCGGACGTTCCGCATCGTGCCGTGGGAGAATCGCGAAGGCCGCGCCCTGGCGCGGGTGATCTGCAACGTGCACACCCCCGACGGCGAGCCGTTCGCCGGCGATCCGCGCGGCACCTTGTCGCGGGTCATGGAAGAGGCGCGGGCGCTCGGCTACGAGTTCAACACCGGCCCGGAGCTCGAGTTCTTCCTCTTCAAGGTCAATGGCGCGGAGCGCCTGGAGCCCCTGCCCCATGACGCCGCGGGCTACTTCGACCTCACCACCGACCAGGCGAGCGAGATCCGCAAGGAGATGGTCGAGGCCCTCGAGGAGATGGGCATCGAGGTCGAGACCAGCCATCACGAGGTCGCGGTCGGCCAGCACGAAATCGACTTCAAGTACGCCGACGGCCTCTGGACCGCCGACAACGCCGTGACCTTCCGCTACACGCTCAAGGCGGTCGCGCAGCGGCACGGCCTGCACTGCACGTTCATGCCCAAGCCCATCTTCGGGGTCAACGGCAGCGGCATGCACACCCACATGAGCCTGTTCAAGGACGGGGAAAACGCCTTCGTCGACGAGAGCGACCTGTACGGCCTGTCGGAGACCGCCCGCCACTTCATCGGTGGCATC harbors:
- a CDS encoding XdhC family protein; this translates as MKDVINALHEQLEGDVPCATATILAVSGSIPNEVGAKMLVSAAGELIAGTIGGGAFEHQALQEAARAILAGQSRVFKWSLTEKAAGGIGMLCGGTAEVFIEVFVPGALLVLVGGGHVNRQLWKLARDLGYRGIVVDERTEWANPEHFPACEILPEYDPAAAFSRIAWIENSYVVIGTRDQDTAALRAAAVQRIPSRFIGMIASRRKALRILENLEAEGVALGEVLPRFRGPAGLDLGKTKSPQAVALSIMAEIQALRFGGSGRPLDVANRRDEVRSGRQPGKAPAAK
- the glnA gene encoding type I glutamate--ammonia ligase; the protein is MAVSPSRPTLPETVEQAWEQINKHDVRFINLQFTDILGVVKSVTIPVTQFAEALDHGKWFDGSSIEGFVRIAESDMVLKPDIRTFRIVPWENREGRALARVICNVHTPDGEPFAGDPRGTLSRVMEEARALGYEFNTGPELEFFLFKVNGAERLEPLPHDAAGYFDLTTDQASEIRKEMVEALEEMGIEVETSHHEVAVGQHEIDFKYADGLWTADNAVTFRYTLKAVAQRHGLHCTFMPKPIFGVNGSGMHTHMSLFKDGENAFVDESDLYGLSETARHFIGGILKHARAMSAVLAPTVNSYKRLVPGYEAPVYISWARQNRSALIRVPRISRGQPKATRIELRCPDPSCNPYLAFAVMLKAGLDGIKNKLTPPQPVEENIYHMDEAERAQRGLTSLPGSLGEALYETRNDPLIREALGDHIYERFLEAKQAEWDEFRMQVTPWELDRYLPIF
- a CDS encoding TlpA family protein disulfide reductase, whose amino-acid sequence is MMMRMTILLVTGALIAGCGVAATPRLAGQQPAASAAQARGGFVDLQGRPVSLDAFKGRPVVLSFLAPGDWDSGAQVPLLIRLAGAYKPEGIAFVCGGEGSQGALRELGRELPFDVWQDLGGRELAARGFTGVPAHQFITRDGRVQASREGFLSRGQLTELIEALR